The following coding sequences lie in one Oceanicola sp. 502str15 genomic window:
- a CDS encoding AraC family transcriptional regulator, giving the protein MSCVVSMPLKWAAPAASACCILRRTCPILRNRAAPPVESRRLCRIFLKTTRGAVPMEHRALIAALNDHADRLGGGDMPMPVGVPGLMLMRCEQVTELVPVVYEPVLCVVLRGAKEVWSREVPYAFRAGESSLISFDLPTRARVLEAPYLSLALKIDVGLLAELSAGGETTAEGPVEPVSQGVADAALMDGLTRLFRLKDTPAAIGQLAPLILRELHFWLLNSSHGPALAALARHDSHVARIARATAEIRRSYTAPLRVAPLAKLAGMSASTFHDHFKTLTGTTPLQFQKQLRLVEARRLIEAQGQGVSQAAFAVGYESPTQFSREFSRMFGAPPSRVMREAVRV; this is encoded by the coding sequence ATGTCCTGCGTTGTGTCGATGCCGCTGAAATGGGCCGCCCCTGCCGCCTCGGCCTGCTGCATCCTCCGCCGAACCTGCCCGATCCTCCGAAACCGGGCGGCGCCCCCTGTTGAAAGCCGCCGCCTCTGCCGCATCTTCCTGAAGACCACCAGAGGAGCCGTGCCGATGGAGCACCGCGCGTTGATCGCTGCCCTGAACGACCATGCCGACCGACTTGGCGGCGGTGACATGCCAATGCCCGTCGGCGTGCCGGGGCTGATGCTGATGCGCTGCGAGCAGGTGACGGAGCTGGTGCCGGTGGTTTACGAGCCGGTGCTCTGCGTGGTGCTGCGCGGCGCCAAGGAGGTGTGGTCACGCGAGGTGCCCTATGCCTTCCGGGCGGGCGAGAGCTCGTTGATTTCCTTCGATCTGCCGACCCGGGCGCGGGTGCTGGAGGCGCCCTACCTGTCGCTGGCGCTGAAGATCGACGTCGGCCTGCTGGCCGAGCTGTCGGCAGGCGGCGAGACCACGGCGGAGGGGCCGGTGGAGCCGGTGAGCCAGGGGGTGGCGGATGCGGCGCTGATGGACGGGCTGACGCGGCTGTTCCGGCTGAAGGACACGCCCGCCGCGATCGGCCAGCTTGCGCCGCTGATCCTGCGGGAGCTGCATTTCTGGCTGCTGAACTCGTCGCACGGCCCCGCATTGGCCGCATTGGCGCGGCACGACAGCCACGTGGCGCGCATCGCCCGCGCCACCGCCGAGATCCGCCGCAGCTACACCGCGCCGCTGCGGGTGGCGCCGCTGGCGAAGCTGGCGGGCATGTCGGCCTCGACCTTCCATGACCACTTCAAGACCCTGACCGGCACCACGCCGCTCCAGTTCCAGAAGCAGTTGCGGCTGGTGGAGGCGCGGCGGCTGATCGAGGCGCAGGGGCAGGGTGTGAGCCAGGCGGCCTTTGCGGTGGGCTACGAGAGCCCGACCCAGTTCAGCCGCGAGTTCAGCCGGATGTTCGGCGCGCCGCCGAGCCGGGTGATGCGCGAGGCGGTGCGGGTCTGA
- a CDS encoding SDR family NAD(P)-dependent oxidoreductase, translated as MPTKTPIALITGGSRGLGRAMATHLAQAGVAPIITYKSNTEAADEVLAAARAAGVEAAALQLDTEDTASFAAFAQALPETLATLGGTRLDILVNNAGYGAHTLIGETSEADFDAMMQVHVKGPYFLTQALLPLLSDGARVLNVSSGLTRFSFPGMAAYAMAKGAVEVMTHYMARELGPRGIAVNTLAPGAIETDFGGGMVRDDPEMKARVSEMSAMGRPGLPEDIGNAVAALLAGPSNWITGQRIEASGGTLL; from the coding sequence ATGCCTACCAAAACCCCCATCGCCCTCATCACCGGTGGCAGCCGCGGCCTCGGCCGCGCCATGGCCACCCACCTCGCGCAAGCCGGGGTCGCGCCGATCATCACCTACAAGTCCAACACCGAGGCTGCCGATGAGGTGCTCGCCGCCGCCCGCGCCGCCGGGGTCGAGGCCGCCGCGCTGCAACTCGACACCGAAGACACCGCCAGCTTCGCCGCCTTCGCGCAGGCCCTCCCCGAGACCCTCGCCACCCTCGGCGGCACCCGGCTCGACATTCTGGTGAACAACGCCGGCTACGGCGCCCACACCCTGATCGGCGAAACCTCCGAGGCCGACTTCGACGCGATGATGCAAGTGCACGTCAAAGGCCCCTACTTCCTCACCCAAGCCCTGCTGCCCCTGCTCTCCGACGGCGCGCGGGTGCTCAACGTCTCCTCCGGCCTCACCCGGTTTTCCTTCCCCGGCATGGCGGCCTATGCCATGGCCAAGGGCGCGGTCGAGGTGATGACCCACTACATGGCCCGCGAACTCGGGCCCCGCGGCATCGCCGTCAACACCCTGGCCCCCGGCGCGATCGAAACCGACTTCGGCGGCGGCATGGTCCGCGACGACCCCGAGATGAAGGCCCGCGTGTCGGAAATGTCGGCCATGGGCCGCCCCGGTCTGCCCGAGGACATCGGCAACGCGGTCGCCGCCCTGCTCGCCGGGCCGAGCAACTGGATCACCGGCCAGCGGATCGAGGCCTCCGGCGGCACCCTGCTCTGA
- a CDS encoding phosphatase PAP2 family protein, whose protein sequence is MTPDARATGAIEGFAAMIGTAIAHLRRGADEPFEAGVVSWFLRFALIYLVAAMVAVGCLVDFQSMVSPALGGGSRFFHFIRDVLLGIFPVLLVLFFVIGWQRIRLRGAALAKVFVACVALQTGFTMMKSVMPMILPFFADPFLADLDEALHGGAPWVWAHGLIGMGEGQRLFLAYTKIWGVWALLFPVLLVLLDSDRARVKRFLVLYLVAWVVIGNVLALSGLSVGPIFYDRLLGGERFAGLIEVLEDGGIGQTVIGMTQQALWELYATGNNYIGPGISAFPSVHVAVAGVAAIYLAERSRWLGVAGLLYLAVVLFLSVYTGYHYAVDGYASIAVVGLVWAALKRRDGRRAADPAGAMAPAE, encoded by the coding sequence ATGACGCCCGACGCGCGGGCGACTGGGGCTATCGAGGGGTTTGCGGCCATGATCGGCACGGCGATTGCACATCTGCGCAGGGGGGCGGACGAGCCCTTCGAGGCAGGCGTGGTCTCGTGGTTCTTGCGGTTTGCGCTGATCTACCTCGTCGCCGCCATGGTGGCCGTGGGCTGCCTTGTGGACTTCCAGTCGATGGTGAGCCCGGCCCTGGGCGGCGGGAGCCGGTTCTTTCACTTCATCCGCGATGTGCTGCTGGGGATCTTCCCTGTGCTGCTGGTGCTGTTCTTCGTGATCGGCTGGCAGCGGATCCGGCTGCGGGGCGCGGCGCTGGCCAAGGTCTTTGTGGCCTGCGTGGCGTTGCAGACCGGCTTCACCATGATGAAGAGCGTGATGCCGATGATCCTGCCGTTCTTTGCCGACCCTTTCCTTGCCGATCTCGACGAGGCGCTGCATGGCGGCGCGCCCTGGGTCTGGGCGCACGGGCTGATCGGCATGGGCGAGGGGCAGAGGCTGTTTCTGGCCTATACCAAGATCTGGGGCGTCTGGGCGCTGCTGTTTCCGGTGCTACTGGTGCTGCTCGACAGCGACCGGGCGCGGGTGAAGCGCTTTCTGGTGCTCTACCTCGTGGCCTGGGTCGTGATCGGCAATGTGCTGGCGCTTTCGGGCCTGTCGGTGGGGCCGATCTTTTATGACCGGCTGCTGGGGGGCGAGCGCTTTGCCGGGCTGATCGAGGTGCTGGAGGACGGCGGCATCGGGCAGACCGTGATCGGGATGACCCAGCAGGCGCTGTGGGAGCTTTACGCGACCGGGAACAACTATATCGGCCCCGGCATCTCGGCCTTTCCGAGCGTGCATGTGGCGGTGGCCGGCGTGGCGGCGATCTACCTTGCCGAGCGCAGCCGGTGGCTGGGGGTGGCGGGGCTTCTTTACCTTGCGGTGGTGCTCTTCCTGTCGGTCTACACCGGCTATCACTACGCGGTGGACGGCTATGCCTCGATCGCGGTGGTCGGGCTGGTCTGGGCCGCGCTGAAGCGGCGCGACGGCCGGCGGGCGGCAGACCCGGCCGGAGCGATGGCCCCGGCCGAGTAG
- a CDS encoding phosphatase PAP2 family protein, translated as MRNFLRFVAIYFLAGIVFVALVRDDPVALIGGLVAALPATVLFFFQKAWWLVLAFAALFLVLPRGEFMARIPRAVIVLMVCNLFFLTFTLVKTSLPYALPFWADPALAGIDRVLHGGVDPYVLTHAVAAWIPPAAAVTLYMGIWIVPAMYLPVILVLFDGDRARVGRFLLLYAVGWAVLGSGLALAGMSAGPVYYDRLLGGDRFAGLAQALADSGIAASMTGQVQDFLWGVYDSGTQGVGSGISAFPSVHVGMACVLSLYLYERARWLAPVAVALTAAFQILSVHLGWHYAVDGYASIAVTLTTWAVVRRRQAARSAPEMAELSPETI; from the coding sequence ATGCGCAACTTCCTGAGATTCGTGGCGATCTACTTTCTCGCGGGCATCGTCTTCGTGGCGCTGGTGCGCGATGATCCGGTGGCGCTGATCGGTGGTCTGGTGGCCGCACTTCCGGCGACGGTGCTGTTTTTCTTCCAGAAGGCGTGGTGGCTGGTGCTGGCCTTTGCGGCGCTGTTCCTGGTGCTGCCGCGGGGCGAGTTCATGGCGCGGATTCCGCGCGCCGTGATCGTGCTGATGGTGTGCAACCTGTTCTTCCTGACCTTCACGTTGGTCAAGACCAGCCTGCCCTATGCCCTGCCGTTCTGGGCCGACCCGGCGCTGGCCGGGATCGACCGGGTGCTGCATGGCGGGGTGGACCCCTATGTGCTGACCCATGCCGTGGCCGCATGGATCCCGCCCGCCGCGGCGGTGACGCTCTACATGGGCATCTGGATCGTGCCGGCGATGTATCTGCCGGTGATCCTCGTGCTGTTCGACGGCGACCGCGCGCGGGTGGGCCGCTTTTTGCTGCTCTATGCCGTGGGCTGGGCCGTGCTGGGCTCGGGGCTGGCGCTGGCCGGCATGTCGGCCGGGCCGGTTTACTACGACCGGCTGCTGGGCGGCGACCGCTTTGCCGGGCTGGCGCAGGCCTTGGCCGACAGCGGGATTGCCGCCAGCATGACCGGGCAGGTGCAGGACTTCCTGTGGGGCGTTTACGACAGCGGCACCCAGGGCGTGGGCTCGGGAATATCGGCCTTTCCGAGCGTACATGTGGGCATGGCCTGCGTGCTCTCGCTCTATCTCTACGAACGCGCCCGCTGGCTGGCGCCGGTGGCGGTGGCGCTGACGGCGGCGTTTCAGATCCTGTCGGTGCATCTGGGCTGGCATTACGCGGTGGATGGCTATGCCTCGATTGCGGTGACCCTCACCACATGGGCCGTGGTGCGGCGCCGGCAGGCGGCGCGATCCGCCCCGGAAATGGCCGAATTGAGCCCCGAAACCATCTGA
- the greA gene encoding transcription elongation factor GreA, with amino-acid sequence MDKIPMTRAGHTALDTELKKLKSVERPAIIKAIAEAREHGDLSENAEYHSAKEKQSFIEGRIKEIEGVLSLAEVIDPSRLSGTIKFGATVTVADEDTDQEKTWQIVGEHEADIERGLLNIKSPIARALIGKDEGDSVEVRTPGGDKSYEVLSIKYV; translated from the coding sequence ATGGACAAGATACCGATGACCCGCGCGGGCCATACCGCGCTTGATACCGAACTCAAGAAGCTCAAGAGCGTTGAGCGTCCGGCGATCATCAAGGCGATCGCGGAGGCCCGCGAGCATGGCGACCTCTCGGAAAATGCCGAGTATCATTCCGCCAAGGAAAAGCAGAGCTTCATCGAGGGACGGATCAAGGAGATCGAGGGCGTGCTCTCGCTGGCCGAGGTCATCGACCCGTCGCGCCTCTCGGGCACCATCAAGTTCGGCGCCACCGTCACCGTGGCCGACGAAGACACCGACCAGGAAAAGACCTGGCAGATCGTGGGCGAGCACGAGGCCGACATCGAGCGCGGCCTGCTCAACATCAAGTCGCCCATCGCGCGGGCGCTGATCGGCAAGGACGAGGGCGACAGCGTCGAGGTTCGCACACCGGGCGGCGACAAGAGCTACGAAGTCCTGAGCATCAAATACGTCTGA
- a CDS encoding TSUP family transporter, protein MAIDLTQLLPPLLPWLVCAMAVICGTVLQKLAGAGFGMIAAPTMTLAAPDWVPGTILLLGVLSGIGSFLGTRDAVIRSDLPPGFAGRLLGAVFAAFIASAVVGTDMLPVIVALVVLLAVALNLAGLSIAITPKTLFGAGAVAGVMGTLTGIGAPPMAILYSGVEARRSAATQNAFFGFGMVISIAALAFAGLMRAPQIALAVTLAPLVPLTLVAVRPLVARFEKGSIRPWALGLATLSAVILLAKAL, encoded by the coding sequence GTGGCCATAGACCTCACCCAGCTGCTTCCGCCCCTCCTTCCATGGCTCGTCTGCGCCATGGCCGTGATCTGCGGCACCGTGCTCCAGAAGCTCGCAGGGGCGGGCTTCGGCATGATCGCCGCTCCCACCATGACCCTCGCCGCGCCCGACTGGGTGCCGGGCACCATCCTGCTGCTCGGCGTCCTCTCGGGCATCGGCTCGTTTCTGGGCACCCGCGATGCCGTCATCCGTTCCGACCTGCCCCCCGGCTTTGCAGGCCGCCTGCTCGGTGCGGTCTTCGCCGCCTTCATCGCAAGTGCCGTCGTCGGCACCGACATGCTGCCGGTCATCGTCGCGCTCGTCGTGCTGCTCGCGGTCGCCCTCAACCTCGCCGGCCTCTCCATCGCCATCACCCCCAAAACCCTCTTCGGCGCGGGGGCGGTGGCCGGGGTCATGGGCACCCTCACCGGGATCGGCGCGCCGCCCATGGCCATTCTCTACTCCGGCGTCGAGGCGCGCCGGTCGGCCGCCACGCAAAACGCCTTCTTCGGCTTCGGAATGGTCATCTCCATCGCCGCGCTCGCCTTCGCGGGCCTGATGCGCGCGCCGCAGATCGCGCTGGCCGTCACCCTCGCGCCCCTCGTCCCGCTGACGCTGGTGGCGGTGCGCCCGCTGGTGGCGCGCTTCGAAAAGGGTTCGATCCGCCCCTGGGCGCTCGGGCTGGCGACGCTCTCCGCCGTCATCCTGCTGGCAAAGGCGCTCTGA
- a CDS encoding NAD(P)/FAD-dependent oxidoreductase, whose protein sequence is MSYDVIILGAGGAGLMAAATAGQAGARVLLLDHAERAGKKILISGGGRCNFTNLGIEPGCYLSENPHFAKSALSRYTQWDFIEMVERHGIAWHEKTLGQLFCDGSARQIVAMLEAECAKGGVETRLGVSGTAVRHREGRFEVAGEAAPRLIVATGGPSIPKMGASGRAYEIAAQFGLEMVAPRPALVPFTLPEADRLFTTISGVAVPSVATAGGASFEEATLFTHRGLSGPAILQVSSYWRAGEAVRLNLLPGALERLKAARAKAPRAGLKAALAEHLPGRLAEALAERIGFAREMGNVPDAELERAAGVLEGLEFYPDGTEGYAKAEVTAGGVSTAELSSKTMEAKTVPGLYFIGEAVDVTGWLGGYNFQWAWASGVAAGKAVAEGL, encoded by the coding sequence ATGAGCTATGACGTCATCATATTGGGCGCGGGCGGTGCGGGGCTGATGGCGGCGGCCACCGCCGGTCAGGCCGGGGCGCGGGTGCTGTTGCTGGACCATGCGGAGAGGGCCGGGAAAAAGATTTTGATCTCGGGCGGGGGGCGCTGCAACTTCACCAACCTCGGGATCGAGCCGGGCTGCTACCTGTCGGAGAACCCGCATTTCGCCAAGTCTGCCCTGAGCCGCTACACGCAATGGGACTTCATCGAGATGGTCGAGCGGCATGGCATTGCCTGGCATGAGAAGACGCTGGGGCAGCTTTTTTGTGACGGCTCGGCGCGGCAGATCGTGGCGATGCTGGAGGCGGAATGCGCCAAGGGCGGGGTCGAGACCCGGCTGGGGGTGAGCGGCACGGCGGTGCGCCACCGTGAGGGCCGGTTTGAGGTGGCGGGCGAGGCTGCGCCGCGGTTGATCGTGGCGACGGGCGGGCCTTCGATTCCGAAGATGGGGGCGAGCGGGCGGGCCTATGAGATCGCCGCGCAGTTCGGCCTCGAGATGGTTGCGCCGCGCCCGGCGCTGGTGCCCTTCACGCTGCCCGAGGCGGACCGGCTGTTTACCACGATTTCAGGCGTTGCGGTGCCTTCGGTGGCGACGGCGGGGGGCGCCTCTTTCGAGGAGGCCACGCTGTTTACCCACCGGGGGCTTTCGGGACCGGCGATCTTGCAGGTGTCGAGCTATTGGCGCGCGGGCGAGGCGGTGCGGCTGAACCTGCTGCCCGGTGCCCTCGAGCGGCTGAAGGCGGCGCGGGCCAAGGCGCCGCGGGCCGGGCTGAAGGCGGCGCTGGCGGAGCATCTGCCGGGGCGGCTGGCCGAGGCACTGGCGGAGCGGATCGGTTTTGCCCGCGAGATGGGCAACGTGCCGGATGCCGAGCTGGAGCGGGCGGCGGGGGTGCTGGAGGGGCTTGAGTTTTACCCCGACGGGACAGAGGGTTACGCCAAGGCGGAGGTGACGGCGGGCGGGGTTTCGACAGCCGAGCTTTCGAGCAAGACGATGGAAGCCAAGACGGTGCCGGGGCTCTACTTCATCGGCGAGGCGGTGGATGTGACAGGCTGGCTCGGGGGCTACAACTTTCAGTGGGCCTGGGCGAGCGGCGTGGCGGCGGGCAAGGCTGTGGCGGAGGGGCTGTAG